The nucleotide sequence CAGCGGACGAGTACGAGGACGACGAGGAAGAACCCGAGAGCGATGAGGATGAGTTGGAGGACGACGGGCAGCGGGCCGGCACGAGGTCGAGGAGGTCGAGCGAGCCGTGACCCAGTCCGACTCCCCCGTTCCCTCCCCGTCGCGCAACCCCTACCCCTACGGCGGCGGCGGTCAGGGCTCCAGCGCGAACCTCGCCGACATCCTTGAACGGGTCCTCGACAAGGGCATCGTCATCGTCGGCGACATCAAGATCAACCTGCTCGACATCGAGCTGCTCACCATCAAACTGCGCCTCCTGGTGGCCTCGGTCGACAAGGCCAAGGAGATCGGCATCGACTGGTGGGAGCACGACCCCGCCCTCTCCTCCCGCGCGTCCCGCCACGACGGCCGGCGCTCCCTGGCCGACGAGAACGAGCGACTCCGCGCCGAGGTGAGGGAGCTGCGCGAACGCGTCGAGGAGTCCGCCCCGGAGCTGCCCCCGGCCGCGACCGACACGCCGGAGCGCCACCGCCCCCGCGCCGCCGAGCGCAGGCCCCGCGAGACGGCACCACGCGAGACGGCACCACGCGAGGAACGCCGTACGGAGGAACCGCGGCGCAAGCGGCGCAAGGCACCGGCGGTGAACGACGAGGACGACGAGAACCGGGGCTGACGAGAACCGGGGCTGAGGAGGGCTTCGCCGAGGATGAGCACGTACGGCGACCACGACGCCGCCTACTCCTACGACGGCTACGACGGCTACGACCGCCCGATCAGCGGGCGGCAGGTGGCGCTGATCGACCTGCTCGACCGACTGCTGAGCGGCGGTGTCGTCCTCACCGGGGACCTCGTCCTGAGCGTCGCGGACATCGACCTGGTGCGGGTCTCGCTGCGCGCGGTGATCGTCGCCGTCCGCGAACAGATGGACGAGCAGTGGGCGCTGTCCCTGCCGGAGCGCACGGCCCCGGAACCCGAGCGGACGCCCTTGGAAGGAGGCGGCGCCCATGACGACCCCCCTGTATGACGGCGGCCCCCACACCGACCGCCTCCGCGAGGTCACCGAAGCCGCGACCCGCGCGTTCTCCCTGCTGCCCGCCCGGCCGGAAGAGGTCGCCCCGCCACCTCCCGGTCGGGGCGGAGCCGTGGCCCGCCGACTGCGCACCGACCCCGACACGGTGGAACGCGACCTCGTCCGTCTCGTCCTCACCATCGTCGAACTGCTCCGCCAGCTGATGGAACGCCAGGCCCTCCACCGCGTCGACCAGGGCGGCCTCACCGAGGACCAGGAAGAACGCCTCGGCATGACCCTGATGGTCCTCCACGACCGCATGACCGAACTCTGCGACCGCTACGGCCTCACCCTCGAAGACCTCAACCTCGACCTCGGCCCTCTGGGCACCCTTCTCCCGCCCTGATCCGCGCGGACGGCCTCAGCCACCGGGCTTCACCAGCCCCGTCTCGTACGCGACCACGACCGCCTGCGCCCTGCTGCCCAGCGCCAGCTTGGTCATGGTGCGGTTGAGGTGCGTCTTCACGGTCGCCTCACTGATGTAGAGCCGGTCGGCGATCTCCAGGTTGGACAGACCGCGCGATGAGTCTGATCAGCGGGGGAGCCGGCACGGGGAAGACGGTGATTGCCGGGCGGGTCGCGGCGGCGGCCAGGGCGTCGGGATGGCCTGTGACGGTGTTGGACGGTCTGCGGGAGACGGTGCCCGATGCGTTGTCTGGAGGGATCTTGGATGTGATACGTCGAACTCGGGCGGAAGGAAGGCGCGGTGGTCGTCGCGGGCGGCGAACGGCCGCCGTACGACCGGGGGTTCTATGTCGCCCCGACCCTGCTGGCCGACTGCACGAACGACATGCGGGTGGCCCGGGAGGAGATCTTCGGTCCGGTGGTGACCGTCATCCCTTCGACGACGAGGAGGAGGGCGTCGCGCTGGCCAACGACAGCGAGTACGGGCTCATCGACTACGTCTGGTCCGGCGATGTGGCCCGCGCGTTCCGGGTCGCCCGGCGGCTACGGGCGGGCGGGGTGGGCGTGAACACCGTCGGACGGAATATGGAAGCGCCGTTCGGGGGGGGTTCAAGCGGAGCGGGGTGGGGCGCGATGTGGGGTCGTACGCGCTGCATGCGTACGGGGAGGTGCAGGCGGTCGTCTGGGCGGGATGAGCGCGAGTACGGCCGCGGCCCGGACCGCCGCCTCGGGGTGAGGCGGGGGTACGGGCCGACGGAGTTGGTGTGGCTGCGCGGGGATCAGCAGGGGTCGGCCGCCGGAGGTGCGGTGCTCGGCACGGGCAGCACTCGGCCGGGAGAAACACCCCGTCAGGAGTCGAAGCACTCCCGGTCCGTGCCGCCCGCTGGAATGAAGCACAGCCGTAGGTCGGTCCGGTTCGGGCCGCCGATCATCGGCGTGAAACGGTAGACGCCCGTATCCGCGGCGTTTCTGACGACGACTCGATGCGACCGGGCGCCGGGGGCCGAGACCTCGATCGCGTCCCCGACCTTCGAATGCCAGATCCGGCCCCACGCGGCAGCGCACACCTGGCTGTACCGGATCTCCACCCTCGCATCGGTGCTGGTGGGGTGCGGCGGACCGAGCGAGTCCACCCTGCCGGGCAGTCCGCAGGCCATCGGGCTGGGATCCTTCCCGTCACACGCCTTCCCCTGGCATCCGGGGATGGGATCCAGCGCGGGGGACGCCGGGCTTCCGGCGGCGCTGTGGCTCCGCAGAGACTGCGCCGCCAACATCGCCACTGCGACCACACCCACACCGGCGATGAACAGCCCCTGGCGCCGAACCCTCCGGTGGACGCCCGGCGCGCCCACAGCAGCTGCGGGCACCAGGGCGGACATGGGCAAGGATGTAGGCGCGGACGTGGGCGGGGGCTCGGCAGAGGGGCGGGTGTGCCGGGCACGCCCGCTCCACTCGGTGTCCGCCAGTTCCCACAGCGCGAGCAGCCGCCCGGCGGGCTCCCCCGCCATCGCGCACAGCGCCTCGACGGCCTGCCGGGGTACTGGCTTCTTCCCGTTGAGATATCGCTCCCAGGACGACTTGCTGTACGCCGTGCGCTCGGCCAGCGCCGCCAGGCTCAGGCCCGTCAGCGCCCTCGTTTCGCGGAGCCCCTCGGCCAGTGCCACGCACTCCGGTGCGGAACCGGTCATCCGCGCAGCGCCTGCCAGGTGTGCGGGCCCACGACGCCGTCCGCCGGCAGCCCGGCCTTCTTCTGCAGACGCATCACGGCCGCGATGGTCTGCTGCCCGTAGACCCCGTCGACGACGCCCGGCTCCAACTGGCGATAGCCCAGCAGGCACTGGGCCTCCACCACGTCCCAGCCCGGTCCGGCAAGGACGGCGGTACGCGTGGCGCTGTATCCGGCGACCAGCCTCCCGCCTGCCGCGCCGGTCCGGCGGACCTTGCAGGAGTACGACTTGTCCGGCTTGAAGACGTACCAGCCCAGCCCCTCGGTAGAGGTGTTGTTGCTGTTGGTACCGGCATTGGCATCGGTACTGGTGGTGTTACTGCTGCTCGGCTGTGGGCCGTCCAGCGCCGTCTGCGCCTTGTCGCCCCCGCCGTCGTCATCGCCCCAGGGCGCGGCGATCAGCATTCCGGCGCACATCCCCACGAGTGCGGCGGCCACCACGGCAGCGAGGGCGACGGGCCGGCGCACCCCCGGCGGCTGCCCGGCCCCCAACACCGCGGGCCCCTCATCCGAGGCGCCGGGCCCCTCCGCCGATGCCGTAGAACCTGCGGTCGCACCGGAAGGCTCGGCAGCCGCCTCGCTCCGTGCCCCCTGCTCGCCGCCGTCGCCTTCCGCACCGGCCGACGAGGACGACGCGATCCGCTGCGGCCACGCTTCCTCGGCCACCTCATGCAGCACCAGCAGCCGGACCGGGTCCGCCCCCGCGACCCGCGCCAGCTCCTCCACCGCGTGCCGCGGCGGCAGCGCCTTCCCGTTGAGGTAGCGATCCCACGACGAGCGGCTGTATCCGGTCTTGCCCGCGAGCACGTCCAGGCTCAACCCGCTGCGGTCCTTCAATCTCCGCAACTGCACCACGAGTTGCCGGACTCTCTGGTCCAGAGAATCCGGCAGTTCCTTCCAACGCGACACGCCCCACCCCAATACGCATCAGACCCCCCAGGGCTCCCGCCCCCTGCCCTGTTAGTACACCTCGCGCGGGCTCCAGGGCCAGGCCGACGCTCCACACCGATGTCCTCAGCCATGGCCCCGCGAGGGACTGGCGTCCCAGCGATGCCGCATCACTCCGGACATCCCAGCAGGTCAACGCGTGAGACGTCCCACGGTGTCCCAACGGGGCCGGTCTCGCTGGCCCGGATCCGGACTGACCAGCAGTCTCTGTGGTGCAACCAGACGGCGCGGTCCACCCGCACCGTCCTCACGGGGAGGAGGCCGAATCGTGAACGCACGACAGCGCACCGCCTCGCGGTGTCAGAACCCGGACAGCCCGCTGTACCAACGGCGGAGCAGCAGGCCGAATCGGCCTCCCGGAGCTGGCGCAAATTCATCTACGGCCAGTCATCAACCCCGTGGTGGACACCCGCGGGCCCACACCCGCCCGCTTCATCTCGACAAGGAGACCATCATGCGTATCAACATGCGCCGCGCCACCCTCGGCGCCGGGTCCATCGCCGCCGCAGTCGTCCTCGACTGAAGACC is from Streptomyces sp. NBC_01314 and encodes:
- the gvpJ gene encoding gas vesicle protein GvpJ, whose translation is MTQSDSPVPSPSRNPYPYGGGGQGSSANLADILERVLDKGIVIVGDIKINLLDIELLTIKLRLLVASVDKAKEIGIDWWEHDPALSSRASRHDGRRSLADENERLRAEVRELRERVEESAPELPPAATDTPERHRPRAAERRPRETAPRETAPREERRTEEPRRKRRKAPAVNDEDDENRG
- a CDS encoding gas vesicle protein — its product is MSTYGDHDAAYSYDGYDGYDRPISGRQVALIDLLDRLLSGGVVLTGDLVLSVADIDLVRVSLRAVIVAVREQMDEQWALSLPERTAPEPERTPLEGGGAHDDPPV
- a CDS encoding gas vesicle protein K encodes the protein MTTPLYDGGPHTDRLREVTEAATRAFSLLPARPEEVAPPPPGRGGAVARRLRTDPDTVERDLVRLVLTIVELLRQLMERQALHRVDQGGLTEDQEERLGMTLMVLHDRMTELCDRYGLTLEDLNLDLGPLGTLLPP
- a CDS encoding helix-turn-helix domain-containing protein, coding for MTGSAPECVALAEGLRETRALTGLSLAALAERTAYSKSSWERYLNGKKPVPRQAVEALCAMAGEPAGRLLALWELADTEWSGRARHTRPSAEPPPTSAPTSLPMSALVPAAAVGAPGVHRRVRRQGLFIAGVGVVAVAMLAAQSLRSHSAAGSPASPALDPIPGCQGKACDGKDPSPMACGLPGRVDSLGPPHPTSTDARVEIRYSQVCAAAWGRIWHSKVGDAIEVSAPGARSHRVVVRNAADTGVYRFTPMIGGPNRTDLRLCFIPAGGTDRECFDS
- a CDS encoding peptidoglycan-binding protein, with amino-acid sequence MSLDVLAGKTGYSRSSWDRYLNGKALPPRHAVEELARVAGADPVRLLVLHEVAEEAWPQRIASSSSAGAEGDGGEQGARSEAAAEPSGATAGSTASAEGPGASDEGPAVLGAGQPPGVRRPVALAAVVAAALVGMCAGMLIAAPWGDDDGGGDKAQTALDGPQPSSSNTTSTDANAGTNSNNTSTEGLGWYVFKPDKSYSCKVRRTGAAGGRLVAGYSATRTAVLAGPGWDVVEAQCLLGYRQLEPGVVDGVYGQQTIAAVMRLQKKAGLPADGVVGPHTWQALRG